From one Methanobacteriaceae archaeon genomic stretch:
- a CDS encoding PAS domain S-box protein yields the protein MSGLDKSKAQSINEIEKLKERISHLEQENNRLSLENKKIISFYENFLSETARDFLQLPFEQDIYQFIGEKLKLLLEDGFVIISTFDEVSDSFRINNIAAGNENIKKSIHKFLKNDLSDLTIPWSFLSEKIRESITNNQFYQVEGGLYEITGKQFTEKACRQLEEELNIKSIYITGLRWEDSLYGSAIILKDNDADLKEENALRALVNLASVALKHKNAEYALQDSEEKYRTLFNNANDAIFLHKLTPDGISGKFVEVNNVASQILGYTHEELLEMSPKDIEDFQSPINMEDLLKKEKFTFETVLISKDGGKIPVEISTHIFRLKDENLSLSIARDITERKKMEKELQISLEEKEMLLREIHHRVKNNLMIISSLLNLQSRYVKDRKVIDVFKDSQNRARSMALIHDRLYQSSHLKRINIGDYIKTLASDLFRTYSTNSSQIQLNFDVDEVMMDVNTMIPLGLIVNELLSNCLKHAFPQGRKGEINISFHKSPDHRYVLSVQDNGIGFPDDLDFRKTDSLGLRLVNILTDQIDGEIVLSKNHGTEFRIEFVEKEYSNV from the coding sequence ATGAGTGGTCTGGATAAATCCAAAGCACAAAGCATCAATGAAATAGAGAAGTTAAAAGAAAGAATTTCTCATTTAGAGCAGGAAAATAACAGACTATCCCTTGAAAATAAAAAAATCATTTCCTTTTATGAAAATTTCCTCTCTGAAACTGCACGTGATTTTTTACAACTACCTTTTGAACAGGACATATACCAGTTTATTGGTGAAAAACTGAAGCTACTGCTTGAAGATGGATTTGTAATTATTTCAACCTTTGATGAGGTGTCTGATAGTTTCCGTATAAATAATATTGCTGCTGGAAATGAAAACATTAAAAAATCAATCCACAAATTCCTGAAAAACGATTTATCTGATTTAACCATACCCTGGAGTTTTCTAAGCGAAAAAATCAGGGAATCAATAACTAATAATCAATTTTATCAGGTTGAAGGTGGTTTATATGAGATCACTGGCAAACAGTTCACTGAAAAAGCCTGTCGTCAGTTGGAAGAGGAGTTAAACATAAAATCCATCTATATTACTGGATTACGATGGGAAGACAGTTTGTATGGCAGTGCCATTATTCTCAAGGACAATGATGCAGACCTAAAAGAGGAAAATGCACTGAGAGCCTTGGTTAATCTTGCATCTGTGGCATTGAAACATAAAAATGCAGAATATGCACTGCAGGACAGTGAAGAAAAATATAGAACTCTATTTAACAATGCCAATGATGCTATTTTTTTGCATAAACTCACCCCGGATGGAATCTCAGGGAAATTTGTTGAAGTAAACAATGTAGCCAGCCAAATCCTGGGATATACCCATGAAGAACTCTTGGAAATGTCCCCTAAAGATATAGAAGATTTCCAATCACCTATAAACATGGAGGATTTACTGAAAAAAGAAAAATTCACCTTTGAAACTGTTCTTATATCCAAAGATGGAGGTAAAATACCTGTTGAGATCAGCACCCATATTTTCAGGTTAAAAGATGAAAATTTATCCCTTTCTATTGCCCGGGACATAACAGAACGTAAAAAGATGGAAAAGGAGCTTCAGATTTCTCTGGAAGAAAAAGAGATGCTTTTAAGGGAAATCCACCACCGTGTAAAAAACAATTTAATGATCATCTCCAGTCTTCTCAATCTCCAGTCTCGTTATGTTAAAGATAGGAAAGTTATTGATGTTTTTAAAGATAGCCAGAATCGTGCCAGGTCAATGGCCCTGATCCATGACAGGTTATACCAATCCAGCCATCTTAAAAGGATTAATATTGGTGATTATATTAAGACACTTGCCAGTGACCTATTCCGCACATACTCCACAAACTCCAGTCAAATACAACTGAATTTTGATGTAGATGAAGTTATGATGGATGTTAACACCATGATTCCACTGGGCTTGATTGTCAATGAATTACTATCAAACTGTTTAAAACACGCATTCCCCCAGGGTAGGAAGGGTGAAATCAACATCAGTTTCCACAAGTCCCCTGATCATCGATATGTATTGTCTGTTCAGGACAATGGAATAGGATTTCCTGATGATTTAGATTTCAGAAAAACGGATTCATTGGGTTTACGTTTAGTAAACATATTAACTGACCAGATTGACGGTGAAATTGTTCTAAGTAAAAACCATGGCACAGAATTTCGCATAGAATTTGTGGAGAAAGAATATTCTAATGTTTGA
- a CDS encoding CPBP family intramembrane metalloprotease: MGNFLDLALEGKNNLWRYLLGISIVFMVFYGYGMVIPEEVNTWGPLVNYIIQDFSYILYFLAIVFIIKVLHRRSLRSLITPKKKMNWKLMGVGFLLYFLLMFWLSLLPQFITDPSSLSLNPNLLEFFMFLPLLIILVPVQTTSEELLFRGYILQGTGFITRNIFILAVLNGIIFMLPHLANPEVAEAPVIAIMDWIIFGSFMAYITLKSGTLELAIAGHAANNLFISVISNYEGSVFTTPSLLITRVNDSASTMEGDILYIILSLVSAILIPLLYYALVFKVPPIQKYMEMDS; the protein is encoded by the coding sequence ATGGGAAATTTTTTAGATCTTGCTTTGGAGGGGAAAAATAATCTGTGGAGATACCTGCTTGGAATCTCTATTGTATTTATGGTTTTTTATGGGTATGGTATGGTTATCCCGGAAGAGGTGAATACATGGGGGCCCTTGGTGAATTATATCATACAGGACTTTTCATACATCCTCTATTTTCTGGCCATAGTATTCATCATCAAAGTCCTGCACAGAAGATCTCTACGTTCCCTCATAACCCCCAAGAAAAAAATGAACTGGAAACTCATGGGAGTGGGATTTCTGCTCTACTTCCTTTTAATGTTTTGGCTATCGTTACTACCACAATTTATTACGGATCCATCATCCTTATCCTTAAATCCTAATTTATTGGAATTTTTCATGTTTTTACCATTATTAATCATTCTGGTGCCTGTTCAAACCACTTCTGAAGAGCTTTTATTCAGAGGGTACATTCTACAGGGAACTGGATTCATAACTCGCAATATTTTCATCCTTGCAGTTTTAAACGGAATAATCTTTATGTTACCCCATCTTGCCAACCCGGAAGTGGCTGAGGCACCAGTAATTGCCATAATGGACTGGATTATATTCGGATCCTTCATGGCCTACATCACCCTTAAAAGTGGTACTCTGGAACTGGCCATAGCAGGTCACGCAGCTAACAACCTCTTCATCAGCGTGATTTCAAATTATGAAGGCTCAGTATTTACTACTCCCTCTTTACTGATAACCCGGGTCAATGATTCTGCCTCAACAATGGAGGGGGACATCTTATACATTATCTTATCACTGGTATCTGCAATCCTGATACCCTTACTGTACTATGCACTGGTATTCAAAGTACCCCCAATACAAAAATACATGGAGATGGACTCATAA
- a CDS encoding PAS domain S-box protein, with protein sequence MDKVKILLVEDEIIEAMDIKRILESFDYEVPYIAGAGEEAVEKALEIMPDLILMDIVIKGNIDGINVAEEIKNLNIPVIYLTAHSEESTVKRALFTSPYGYLIKPFDRHELKYAIDLAIYKNKLENQLKDSEKKYKALVEQAADALFVHDFDGNLVDVNRQACESLGYTREELLKMNIMEVEQDLNLHQAQKLWHKIKPDHSFTFYGHHLRKDGSVFPVEVHFALVDIEGQPLVMGLVRDTSRKIQSEKAIKESEEKYRTLFNTMVQGVVYQDVNGQIISMNPAAERIMGFKLREVQGKKLDHITGSIHEDGTDFPFKDHPSMLALKTGKEIKNVVMGVKYPTREGYTWLKVHAVPQFKPGEKKPYQVFTTFEDITERKNAEKALKASENKYHTLFYNAADGILLMENETIIEANQQALEIFQTKREQLIGEKPYYFSPEKQPDGQSSKVKAKSLIKNALKGQPQHFKWKHLRSNGTPFYAEVNLNRIKIEDKYLIQTIIRDITETEESKRVLKESEQRLNDIFDFLPDATFAIDLNGKVIAWNKAIEEMTGTSKEDMIGQGNHAYAIPWYGYRRPVLIDLIRPGNPEFRDQYEYIEKKGKTLYAEVFVPSVYGGKGAYLWATASPLLNSKGEQYGAIESVRDITDRKKAEISLKRSAERFRAVAESAVDAIVTTDAEGNIIFFNHSLTRIFGYSKKELTGQPLTLLMPSRFKDDYLKELEKFKKSGKHRFIGKTVTTIGLKKDKSEFPFEMSLSAWKSEDVTYFTSIIRDLSERMQAEKQIKGSLKEKELLMQEIHHRVKNNMQIISSLLNLQSMNVKGKTVQVLKDSQNRIKAMAMVHEKLYQSPDLSTINVSDYIESLVRDLFYTYNIKKNHITLSLDIAPEIRLNIETAVPCGLIINELVSNSLKYAFDPDEGGELTVSLKLNQGIYELMVKDNGKGLSDDIDFRNTKSLGLQLVNNLVQQLNGTIKLDNSQGTEFRIIFKQLEYKERINNDL encoded by the coding sequence GTGGATAAAGTAAAAATCCTTTTAGTTGAGGATGAAATCATAGAAGCCATGGATATCAAACGTATCCTGGAATCCTTTGATTATGAAGTCCCCTACATTGCTGGTGCTGGCGAAGAAGCCGTAGAGAAAGCTCTGGAGATAATGCCTGATTTAATTTTAATGGATATAGTAATAAAGGGAAATATTGACGGCATCAACGTTGCCGAGGAAATTAAAAATCTTAACATACCAGTTATCTACTTAACAGCTCATTCTGAGGAGTCAACTGTTAAAAGAGCTCTCTTTACAAGTCCTTATGGCTACCTCATAAAACCTTTTGATCGTCATGAACTGAAATATGCCATTGATCTGGCAATATATAAAAATAAACTGGAAAACCAGTTAAAAGACAGTGAAAAGAAATATAAAGCCTTGGTAGAACAGGCTGCTGATGCCCTTTTTGTCCATGATTTTGATGGAAATCTGGTGGATGTTAACAGACAGGCATGCGAGTCTTTAGGTTACACCCGGGAAGAACTCCTGAAAATGAATATTATGGAAGTTGAACAGGACCTGAATCTTCATCAAGCCCAGAAATTATGGCATAAAATAAAACCTGACCATTCATTCACATTTTATGGGCATCATCTGCGTAAAGATGGAAGTGTATTCCCGGTAGAGGTACATTTTGCTTTGGTGGATATTGAAGGCCAACCCCTGGTTATGGGGTTGGTACGTGATACTAGCCGAAAAATCCAATCCGAAAAAGCAATTAAAGAAAGTGAAGAGAAGTACCGAACCCTTTTCAACACCATGGTCCAGGGTGTTGTATATCAGGATGTAAATGGTCAGATAATCTCCATGAACCCAGCAGCTGAGAGGATAATGGGCTTTAAATTGAGGGAAGTGCAGGGGAAAAAATTGGACCATATAACTGGTTCCATACATGAAGATGGCACTGATTTTCCTTTTAAGGACCATCCATCCATGCTGGCTCTTAAAACAGGTAAAGAAATAAAAAATGTGGTTATGGGAGTTAAATATCCCACCAGAGAAGGATACACTTGGCTGAAAGTCCATGCAGTCCCCCAATTCAAACCCGGAGAAAAAAAGCCTTATCAGGTATTCACTACATTTGAAGATATAACTGAACGAAAAAACGCTGAAAAAGCACTGAAAGCCAGTGAAAATAAATATCATACTCTTTTTTATAATGCTGCTGATGGCATACTTTTAATGGAAAATGAAACCATCATCGAAGCCAACCAGCAAGCCCTGGAGATTTTCCAAACTAAAAGAGAACAATTGATAGGAGAAAAACCTTACTATTTCTCACCCGAAAAACAACCAGATGGACAATCATCCAAAGTCAAAGCCAAATCCTTAATAAAAAATGCACTAAAGGGCCAACCGCAACACTTCAAATGGAAACATCTTCGCTCCAATGGAACTCCCTTCTACGCTGAAGTGAACTTAAACCGCATAAAAATTGAAGATAAATATTTAATACAAACCATTATCAGAGACATAACTGAAACAGAAGAATCAAAAAGAGTTTTAAAAGAATCAGAGCAGCGTTTAAACGACATATTTGATTTCCTGCCCGATGCCACCTTTGCCATTGACCTAAATGGTAAAGTCATTGCCTGGAATAAAGCCATTGAAGAAATGACAGGAACATCTAAGGAGGATATGATTGGTCAGGGTAACCATGCCTACGCTATTCCATGGTACGGGTACCGAAGACCGGTTTTAATAGATCTCATTCGTCCAGGGAACCCTGAATTCCGTGATCAATACGAATACATTGAAAAAAAAGGTAAAACTTTATATGCAGAAGTATTTGTTCCATCAGTTTACGGGGGAAAAGGTGCTTATCTATGGGCCACTGCATCACCACTATTGAACTCCAAAGGAGAACAATACGGTGCAATCGAATCAGTGCGCGATATAACTGATCGTAAAAAAGCAGAAATATCCCTTAAGCGCAGTGCTGAAAGATTCCGAGCAGTTGCAGAATCTGCAGTTGACGCCATTGTAACCACTGATGCTGAGGGTAATATAATATTTTTCAACCACAGCTTAACCAGGATATTCGGTTACAGTAAAAAAGAATTAACTGGCCAACCTTTAACCCTCCTCATGCCTTCCAGATTTAAGGATGACTACTTAAAAGAACTCGAGAAATTTAAAAAGAGTGGTAAACATAGATTCATAGGTAAAACTGTCACCACCATTGGATTAAAAAAGGATAAATCTGAATTTCCCTTTGAAATGTCATTATCAGCATGGAAATCAGAGGATGTAACCTACTTCACTTCAATTATCCGGGACCTATCTGAAAGGATGCAAGCTGAAAAACAGATTAAAGGCTCATTAAAGGAAAAAGAGCTATTAATGCAGGAGATCCATCATCGTGTGAAAAACAATATGCAGATCATTTCCAGCCTGCTAAATCTGCAAAGCATGAATGTGAAAGGTAAAACTGTGCAAGTTCTTAAAGATAGCCAGAACCGGATTAAAGCCATGGCCATGGTCCATGAAAAACTTTACCAGTCCCCTGATTTATCCACAATTAATGTATCCGATTACATTGAAAGCCTGGTAAGGGATCTATTCTATACATATAATATTAAAAAAAACCATATAACTCTCTCACTTGATATAGCACCCGAAATCCGGCTAAATATTGAAACTGCAGTTCCATGCGGACTCATAATAAATGAACTTGTTTCAAACAGTTTGAAATATGCATTTGACCCTGATGAGGGTGGTGAATTAACTGTATCCTTAAAATTAAATCAAGGTATTTATGAGTTGATGGTTAAGGACAATGGTAAGGGGTTATCTGATGATATAGATTTTAGAAATACAAAATCATTAGGATTACAACTTGTAAACAATCTTGTTCAGCAGCTAAATGGGACTATCAAGTTAGATAATAGTCAAGGAACAGAATTTAGAATCATTTTCAAACAATTAGAGTACAAAGAAAGAATTAATAATGATTTATAA
- a CDS encoding CPBP family intramembrane metalloprotease, which produces MKTISKNDGKRSISRVVNWKLYLILLIASIFGALAVLPYTLTLQAGLIQNLQVPLYLLLIGQLIQSIILFGITIFIGLYLARKVGLGLPVLEGWLEGREVERYLKSILGISIGLGILVGILITGFDFLFSLAGVTINVTQASVNPPAWMGFFASFYGGINEEILLRLFLMTLIVWIIFKIKKTPEGKPTSAGMWLAIVLAAVIFGAGHLPAVMTITTLTPLVIVRTIVLNAVGGIIFGWLYWKKGLESAMISHFSADIVLHVIVPLLVVI; this is translated from the coding sequence ATGAAAACTATAAGTAAAAATGATGGAAAAAGATCCATTTCTAGAGTAGTAAACTGGAAATTATACTTAATTTTACTGATTGCAAGTATCTTTGGAGCGCTTGCAGTACTACCTTATACCCTAACTCTTCAGGCAGGATTAATCCAAAATTTACAGGTACCCTTATATTTGCTCTTAATTGGCCAGCTAATACAAAGCATAATCTTATTTGGGATTACTATATTTATTGGTCTTTATCTTGCCAGAAAAGTAGGGCTTGGACTTCCAGTCCTTGAAGGATGGCTTGAAGGTAGAGAAGTTGAAAGATATTTGAAATCCATTCTGGGCATATCCATTGGGCTTGGAATATTAGTTGGAATCCTTATCACAGGGTTTGATTTTTTATTTTCCCTTGCTGGTGTGACAATTAACGTAACTCAAGCTTCAGTTAATCCTCCTGCATGGATGGGATTTTTTGCATCTTTTTATGGTGGGATAAATGAAGAAATACTCTTAAGATTGTTCTTAATGACTCTCATTGTTTGGATAATCTTTAAGATCAAAAAAACCCCTGAAGGAAAACCTACCAGCGCTGGTATGTGGTTAGCTATAGTTTTAGCTGCAGTCATCTTTGGAGCCGGCCATTTACCTGCGGTTATGACCATTACCACCCTCACACCACTGGTTATTGTCCGGACCATTGTGCTAAATGCGGTTGGTGGTATTATCTTTGGATGGCTTTACTGGAAAAAGGGATTAGAATCAGCTATGATATCGCACTTCTCAGCAGATATAGTGTTGCACGTAATTGTGCCATTGTTAGTAGTGATTTAA
- a CDS encoding VOC family protein encodes MKIKYNTFIVKDMDESVKFYTEVMGFEVDSEHHPHPGAKIVLLKGEGDTMIELIQNTENDPGLFCIGMDVEDIQGTVKELKSKGAKVTMDPIPITVGKLAFIEDPNGARIALIQHI; translated from the coding sequence ATGAAAATTAAATACAATACATTCATAGTTAAGGATATGGACGAATCCGTGAAGTTTTACACCGAAGTTATGGGATTTGAAGTAGATAGCGAACACCATCCTCATCCTGGAGCAAAAATAGTGTTATTAAAGGGGGAGGGAGATACTATGATAGAGCTTATACAAAATACAGAAAACGATCCCGGCCTATTTTGTATAGGGATGGATGTTGAAGACATTCAGGGCACAGTGAAAGAACTCAAATCTAAAGGTGCCAAAGTCACCATGGACCCCATCCCCATAACTGTGGGAAAACTGGCCTTTATAGAAGACCCAAATGGGGCTAGAATTGCGCTGATTCAGCATATATAG
- a CDS encoding DUF2089 domain-containing protein, translating to MKREVPGICPICNSAIKVTEIGCKKCKTVIRGEFDLCKFCRLNEQQKYFLEVFIKNRGNIKEIEKELGISYPTVRNKLDEVISVLGHKVKKPAHDKKEILEKLKNGEITKDEALKLLNGKI from the coding sequence ATGAAACGTGAAGTGCCCGGGATCTGTCCCATCTGCAACAGCGCAATTAAGGTTACTGAAATTGGTTGCAAGAAGTGTAAAACAGTCATCAGAGGCGAATTCGATCTTTGCAAGTTTTGCAGACTGAATGAACAACAAAAATACTTCTTGGAAGTGTTTATAAAAAACAGAGGCAACATTAAGGAGATTGAAAAGGAACTAGGAATATCTTATCCCACAGTGAGAAACAAACTGGATGAAGTGATTTCAGTTCTGGGACACAAAGTTAAAAAACCAGCGCATGATAAAAAAGAAATCTTGGAAAAGCTTAAAAATGGTGAAATCACCAAAGATGAGGCTTTAAAGTTATTAAATGGTAAAATATGA
- a CDS encoding 4Fe-4S binding protein, giving the protein MPKIEIDPELCTKCGTCVSNCPVGIFKRDDEDSIPTIEEEDKCILCGMCVDNCPEDAVQHENF; this is encoded by the coding sequence ATGCCCAAGATAGAAATTGATCCTGAATTATGCACCAAGTGCGGTACTTGTGTTTCCAATTGTCCCGTGGGAATATTTAAACGTGATGATGAAGATTCAATTCCCACTATTGAAGAAGAGGATAAATGCATACTCTGTGGGATGTGTGTGGATAACTGTCCCGAGGATGCAGTGCAACATGAAAACTTTTAA